From Lentisphaerota bacterium, a single genomic window includes:
- a CDS encoding nucleotidyltransferase family protein, which produces MTGSRPPVTIDTSSDPAPTVIGSARMSVDDPIGDASETQVSAGVAGLRRVLRAVLCGEEIDAAPVAWPAVWWQVCLHDLDAYLFPAVRVWPDGLRPPPPLLERAQQAFRARAVAAVRTNRQLGALLGALRAAGVAAIPLKGSWLAEQVYEDIVCRPMNDIDVLVRPADAAAAGLALEAAGYVATDAGVPDGWSRERHFRHPGERAAVELQWHVWHATHSLLRPPDVERLWASASRAVIAGVEAPVLAPAAHAVYLIYHLLAHQWRFPARAHLDLVLLGRRHARALSAGALAAEARAWGLGFSAPFVWRVAHDLCGVEPAAALAGWAPDDPAWMRAERRAALALALPENPWRVQMSQRLCEFRSAPWWRRLALGAAAIGISPESLRHAHPVAMRYGGLPGGYAVRAWDLAVRRTRDLIPVGRRRAAVAEAGDDMAARLRLDRWLQAQEEKS; this is translated from the coding sequence ATGACAGGATCCCGCCCGCCTGTGACGATTGACACATCCAGCGACCCGGCGCCGACGGTGATCGGAAGCGCGAGGATGAGCGTGGATGACCCGATCGGCGATGCCTCAGAAACGCAGGTGTCGGCCGGCGTGGCCGGACTGCGGCGCGTGCTGCGCGCCGTGCTCTGCGGCGAGGAGATCGACGCCGCGCCGGTGGCTTGGCCCGCTGTCTGGTGGCAGGTCTGCCTGCACGATCTCGATGCCTATCTTTTTCCCGCGGTGCGCGTCTGGCCGGACGGCCTGCGGCCGCCGCCGCCGCTCCTGGAGCGCGCGCAGCAGGCGTTCCGGGCGCGGGCCGTCGCCGCCGTCCGCACCAACCGTCAGCTCGGCGCGCTCCTGGGTGCGCTGCGCGCGGCTGGCGTGGCGGCCATCCCGCTCAAGGGCTCCTGGCTCGCCGAGCAGGTCTATGAGGACATCGTCTGCCGCCCGATGAACGACATCGATGTGCTGGTCCGGCCGGCTGACGCCGCCGCCGCCGGCCTTGCGCTGGAGGCGGCCGGCTATGTGGCCACCGACGCCGGCGTCCCGGACGGATGGAGCAGGGAGCGGCATTTCCGGCATCCGGGCGAGCGCGCCGCCGTGGAGTTGCAATGGCACGTGTGGCATGCCACCCACAGCTTGCTGCGGCCGCCGGACGTGGAACGCCTGTGGGCCTCGGCATCACGCGCCGTGATCGCCGGCGTGGAGGCGCCGGTCCTCGCCCCCGCGGCGCACGCCGTCTACCTGATCTACCACCTGCTGGCGCACCAGTGGCGCTTTCCCGCGCGCGCCCACCTCGATCTCGTGCTGCTCGGCCGCCGTCACGCGCGGGCGCTTTCGGCCGGGGCGCTGGCCGCCGAGGCGCGCGCCTGGGGGTTGGGCTTCAGCGCACCGTTCGTGTGGCGGGTCGCGCACGACCTCTGCGGCGTCGAGCCGGCGGCGGCGCTCGCCGGCTGGGCGCCGGATGACCCCGCCTGGATGCGCGCGGAACGGCGCGCGGCCCTGGCGCTGGCGCTGCCGGAGAACCCCTGGCGGGTGCAGATGTCCCAGCGGCTCTGCGAATTCCGGAGCGCGCCGTGGTGGCGCAGGCTGGCGCTGGGGGCGGCGGCGATTGGGATCTCTCCGGAGAGCCTGAGGCATGCGCATCCCGTGGCGATGCGCTACGGCGGTCTGCCGGGCGGCTACGCCGTGCGGGCGTGGGATCTGGCGGTCCGGCGCACGCGCGATCTGATTCCCGTCGGCCGGCGGCGCGCCGCCGTCGCGGAGGCGGGCGACGACATGGCCGCCCGCCTGCGGCTCGACCGCTGGCTGCAGGCGCAGGAAGAAAAAAGCTGA